The nucleotide sequence gggtgggggggcggggcgggggccgaGCCAGGTGACGCGGCGCTCACGTGACCGGCCGGGCGCCGACGTGGGCAGCAGCCCGCGCACCCGCCCGCCGCCCTGCGGTCCCGTCGCCGGCGGCAAACCGGCTCCCGGAGCTGCCCGGGCGGCGGGCGAGGGGCGAGCGGGCTTCGGCGAGCCCGAGGCGGTCCCGGGCCCGCAGGTCAGTGTGGAGGTGGGCGCTGCCGGCAgccaggggcagggctggaggtgggTGGGAGTAGGATCCGGGAGCAGCGGGGAGGGGCCGACGAAGGGGTCCAGGagatgggtgaggagggggacGGGGCgcgggcagtggggagggagggtcgACCCCGCAGCGGGCCCCGCCGCCTTCTCCTCGACGCCCCTCCTCTGCGCCCTCCATCTATTTTCGAGCCTgcgatggggaggggagggggcgcccCCGCAGTGCGACAGTGAAACGTAGACACGTTCTGCCAATAACCCCTCTCACACTCTGCGCCTATGAGGAAATAGCGACCTCCGCGAAAagcgtggggggtgggggcgggttgcctgcaggggagggggacacagagaCCCAAGCAGTTTGGAAAGCATCCTGGTCTGGCGCCCGAGGCCTGAAAGGTAATGGCGGCTGGGATGCAGGGGAAATAGGAGAGGGAAACGTTGGATGATGAGGGCTCGGACTCAGAAAAGAAACCTCAGTGCCCTGAGCGTGCAGCCCCTGCCCCTGTCTGCTCTCTGTCTGCAGGTCTTCGTGTCTGTTCCCAGCACTCTGCTAGGCTAGAAAAGGAGGAAGCTGTCCAGAATCCCTGCAGGTCAGTGAAAGCGGGGAGCGGCCCCGGACGGGGACCCGGGGGAAGCGGGTGGAGGGCATGGCCTGGGCAGAATTTGAGGGCCCCACTCGCATCCCACCACCACACATATAATAGACACGCACGCCGCCACACTGAAGGATGGTGCGGAAGGTGGTAGGGCCTGCCAGGGAAAGGGTTGGCTCTGGTGTGTGGGAGGAGTGATGGGGGTaaaggggtgggcaggaggcacaCTTGGAGGCCGAGGCTGGTCAGGGGAACCCTGACAGGGGACGAGATGCAAGTACTATCCAGACCCACATTCCACCCTCAgtctcctttgtctcctctccCCCTCACCCGCAGGGCAGGGTAAGGAGGGGAAATCTCAACATGGAAAACCTCTGcactgaaaatgaagaaatgcttGAGAACCAAGGAAAGATGGGAAACAAAGAACAGCCACTGGATATGAGAAAGCCCGAAGTAGCTTGTAGTCTGGAAGACAAGGAGAAGTTAGAAAAGGAGGGACAGACAGATCACAAGGGAAAGACAGAAGACGAGGAAGTACTAAAGGATAAGGAGAAGCCAGAGAGTGAGGCAAAgccaaaagaaggaggaaaagcagagagCGGGGGAAAGACAGAGAGCCAGAGAAAgccaaaagaaggaggaaaactaGTGAGTGAGGGAaagccaaaagaagaagaaaagccatCCAGCGAACCAAGGGCTGCAGGAAAGCGCCCAGCTGGGGATGATGTACCCAGGAAAGCCAAGAGAAAAACCAACaaggggctggctcagtgccTCAAGGAATATAAGGAGGCCATACACGATATGCATTTGAGCAATGAGGAGATGATAAGAGAATTTGATGAGATGGCTAGGGTGGAGGATGAGGTGAAGAAAACCAGACAGAAATTGGGGGGCTTTATGTGGATGCAAAAAAGCTTACAGGACCCCTTCCACCCGAGGGGCCCAAGGGAACTCAGGGGTGGTTGCAGGGCCCCACAAAGGGGCTTTGAAGACATTCCTTTTGTGTAGTACTCTGGCCTgcatgggccaggccctgtgctttaACCTTAGGCTAAAGGTGTCACTCTTGTTACCAGCAGCCTTTTGATCCAACTACAGTGCTCTATCAGTAGGGGATTTTCACCCTTGTGCATTGCAAAGACGTTATGATTCTTGGAAAAATAAAGCAGCTTACAGTATCATCTACAGAATCAGTCCacttttgtaaaaaaagaaatttatgtaGTACATCTATGCACaggaaaaatagttttattcaCTAAAAGGTTAACAGTGGTTTTTGGAGTTGTGAGACTGTGggtgatttattttctttgtcttctttctgctcatctgtttattttttcctaaagaacACAGATTACTTTTCTCATAAGgaaatactaaaatataaaaaagggaaACTGTACACCTGTTCAGTGAGTTTATGAAGGCAGTGGAGACACTTAAAATTCTTATTGTCAGAACTTAAAATGATATGTAAAACTCACATTACCTCTTGACTCATATCTGGAGGAATAAACCTGGCAGTTATAACAGATTCATTGCCGTAAAGAACAGTCTTGTTATCTATGAAATTGGGATAATACTTGCCTCACAGGATTGCCAAGTGAATTAGATGAAGTACTGAATACATGAGCTGTGTTGGGCTGGCTTCTACCTTTTTCCCTACTCTAGCAGGACCAGGACCCCATCAGACACTTGGAAGAGGGTTAAGGTACATCTCACCTGTGCTTAGGAATAAGCAAGGTGGGTGCCACCCTCCCCTAGGTACTGCTGTGTCTCCTGGGCACTGTGTCCCTTCTCAGGAGTCCTGCACTCCATTAAGGCCCCCACTGCAGCTGATGGGCTGCTGTCTCCAGGGTGACAAACCCCAATTGATTTCCCTGGAGTCCCCAGTGAGCCCCAAACCTGCCTCACCCTATGACACCTGTAGAAGTGAAGATAAAGACTTTTTCCTTAGAGTTATGCTTACCCAAGTGGGTAACACCTCAGTGATGCTTCCGCCCCAAtggatttcagatttttttagCAAAACAATCCTTTATGTTTGTTGCTTTGAAAGTTTGTTCTTGCATGCAGACATTTCTCCATCAGATTCAGATATGGGAGGCTGGGATAAAATTTGAGTGGCACACactgtttttctcctctgtcagTGCCTTGTTTGCTTGTTCCTCTTTCCTTAGAGGAAATTATCTCCTAGGAAACTCCTTCCAGGACCCACCTTACAAGGTTAGCACACCTACCCACACTTGTGGTCTTTAGAGCATCGCTACTCAAATAGTGGTCCACGGACCActgcatcagcatcatctgatAGATAGTTAGAAATTCAGACTCTCAGGTCCCCATCCcggacctactgaattagaatcctCATTTTAATAAGATGTGCAGGTGATTTCTGTGCAcattacagtttgagaagcactggtttaTAAGGAGACTCTATACTTAGCCTCCTCACTTCCACTTTCACATGAAATATTTGCCTAGAAGGATAAATATATGTGTTACATAAGATACACATCACAGATTATTAAATAGACCTGTGTTTGTCAAACTTCAGTTCCACACCCCCTGCGTTAGTAGAGCCTGAAACAAATTCAGTGAGTCAAGACCCACAATTTTTTAATGAAGTAGGGTAGAATAGAATTGATTagagccaaatagtaaatatcaGACTACATTGTGGGTAGGAAGGGTGAGTATTGT is from Equus asinus isolate D_3611 breed Donkey chromosome X, EquAss-T2T_v2, whole genome shotgun sequence and encodes:
- the TCEAL2 gene encoding transcription elongation factor A protein-like 2, with protein sequence MENLCTENEEMLENQGKMGNKEQPLDMRKPEVACSLEDKEKLEKEGQTDHKGKTEDEEVLKDKEKPESEAKPKEGGKAESGGKTESQRKPKEGGKLVSEGKPKEEEKPSSEPRAAGKRPAGDDVPRKAKRKTNKGLAQCLKEYKEAIHDMHLSNEEMIREFDEMARVEDEVKKTRQKLGGFMWMQKSLQDPFHPRGPRELRGGCRAPQRGFEDIPFV